A single region of the Pseudomonas granadensis genome encodes:
- a CDS encoding class II fumarate hydratase yields the protein MSRIETDSLGQIEVPDDAYWGAQTQRSLINFAIGQERMPLPVLHALALIKKAAARVNDRNGDLPADIARLIEQAADEVLDGQHDDQFPLVVWQTGSGTQSNMNVNEVIAGRANELAGNPRGGKAPVHPNDHVNRSQSSNDCFPTAMSIATAQAVQEQLLPAISELSGGLAELAARHMKLVKTGRTHMMDATPITFGQELSGFIAQLDYAERAIRAALPAVCELAQGGTAVGTGLNSPHGFGEAIAAELAALSGLPFVTAPNKFAALAGHEPLTSLSGALKTLAVALMKIANDLRLLGSGPRAGFAEVKLPANEPGSSIMPGKVNPTQCEALSMLACQVLGNDVTIGIAASQGHLQLNVYKPVIIHNLLQSIRLLADGCSNFQQHCIAGLEPDAEAMARHLERGLMLVTALNPHIGYDKSAEIAKKAYSEGLTLREAALQLGYLTDEEFDAWVRPENMIEAGAKG from the coding sequence ATGAGCCGTATCGAAACCGACAGCCTGGGCCAGATCGAAGTCCCGGACGACGCTTACTGGGGTGCTCAGACGCAACGCTCGCTGATCAACTTCGCCATTGGTCAGGAACGCATGCCGCTACCGGTACTGCACGCCCTGGCCCTGATCAAGAAAGCCGCCGCGCGGGTCAATGACCGCAACGGCGATCTGCCTGCCGACATCGCCCGCCTGATCGAACAGGCTGCCGACGAAGTGCTCGACGGCCAGCACGACGACCAGTTCCCGCTGGTGGTCTGGCAGACCGGCAGCGGCACCCAGAGCAACATGAACGTCAACGAAGTGATTGCCGGTCGCGCCAACGAACTGGCCGGCAACCCGCGCGGCGGCAAGGCGCCGGTGCACCCGAACGATCACGTCAACCGCTCGCAAAGCTCCAACGACTGCTTCCCCACCGCGATGAGCATCGCCACTGCACAAGCCGTGCAGGAGCAATTGCTGCCAGCCATCAGCGAACTGTCCGGTGGCCTCGCCGAACTCGCGGCGCGCCACATGAAACTGGTGAAAACCGGGCGCACGCACATGATGGACGCGACGCCGATCACCTTCGGGCAAGAGTTGTCGGGCTTCATAGCGCAACTGGATTACGCCGAACGGGCAATTCGCGCCGCATTGCCGGCGGTGTGTGAACTGGCCCAGGGCGGCACCGCAGTCGGCACCGGGTTGAACTCGCCGCATGGTTTTGGTGAGGCGATTGCTGCAGAACTGGCAGCGTTATCCGGCCTGCCGTTCGTGACCGCGCCGAACAAGTTCGCCGCCCTCGCCGGCCACGAACCGCTGACCAGTCTTTCCGGCGCGCTGAAAACCCTCGCCGTGGCGCTGATGAAAATCGCCAACGACCTGCGTCTGCTCGGCTCCGGTCCCCGCGCAGGTTTTGCCGAAGTGAAGCTGCCGGCCAACGAGCCAGGCAGCTCGATCATGCCCGGCAAGGTCAACCCAACTCAGTGCGAAGCGCTGTCGATGCTCGCCTGTCAGGTCCTGGGCAACGACGTGACGATCGGCATTGCCGCCAGTCAAGGTCACTTGCAGTTGAACGTGTACAAACCGGTGATCATCCACAACCTGCTGCAATCGATCCGTCTACTCGCCGATGGCTGCAGCAACTTCCAGCAGCATTGCATCGCCGGGCTGGAACCTGACGCCGAGGCCATGGCCCGGCACCTGGAGCGTGGGCTGATGCTGGTGACGGCGCTGAACCCGCACATCGGTTATGACAAGTCGGCGGAGATCGCCAAGAAGGCCTACAGCGAAGGGCTGACCTTGCGCGAAGCGGCGTTGCAGTTGGGGTATCTGACTGATGAAGAGTTTGATGCGTGGGTGCGGCCGGAGAACATGATCGAGGCCGGGGCCAAGGGCTGA
- a CDS encoding DMT family transporter has product MHISSGRWVYGLFLALLTALLWGILPIKLKQVLLVMDPVTVTWFRLLVSGGCLFLYLASVKRLPSRKVLGPKGGWLVLMAVLGLVGNYVLYLMGLNLLSPGTAQLVVQMGPIMLLIASLFVFKERFSIGQGIGLLVLLIGFGLFFNQRLAELLTSLSDYTAGVLLVLLASTVWTFYALGQKQLLTVWNSLQVMMVIYLFCALLLTPWVHPLEALNLSPLQGWLLLACCLNTLIAYGAFAEALAHWEASRVSATLAITPLVTFAAVAMAARVWPEYVHAEQINALGYGGAVLVVLGSALVALGPSLIAGLKARRMKMAAS; this is encoded by the coding sequence ATGCACATTTCGTCCGGTCGCTGGGTCTATGGATTGTTCCTCGCGCTGCTGACCGCGTTGCTCTGGGGCATTCTGCCGATCAAACTGAAACAGGTGCTGCTGGTGATGGACCCGGTCACCGTGACCTGGTTTCGCCTGCTGGTGTCCGGCGGCTGTCTGTTCCTTTATCTGGCGTCGGTCAAACGTCTACCCAGTCGCAAAGTGCTCGGGCCCAAGGGCGGCTGGCTAGTGCTGATGGCCGTGCTCGGATTGGTCGGCAACTACGTGCTGTACCTGATGGGTCTGAACCTGCTCAGCCCCGGCACCGCGCAACTGGTGGTACAGATGGGCCCGATCATGCTGCTGATCGCCAGTCTGTTTGTGTTCAAGGAGCGCTTCAGCATTGGCCAGGGCATCGGTCTGCTGGTGTTGCTGATCGGCTTCGGGCTGTTTTTCAATCAGCGCCTGGCGGAGCTGTTGACCTCGCTGTCGGATTACACCGCGGGGGTCTTGCTGGTGCTGCTGGCGTCGACGGTGTGGACCTTTTACGCGCTGGGCCAGAAGCAATTGCTGACGGTGTGGAATTCGCTGCAAGTGATGATGGTGATCTATCTGTTTTGTGCCTTGTTGCTGACGCCGTGGGTGCATCCGCTCGAAGCGCTGAACCTGAGCCCGCTGCAAGGCTGGTTGCTGCTGGCCTGCTGCCTGAACACGCTGATCGCCTACGGCGCGTTCGCTGAAGCGCTGGCGCATTGGGAAGCGTCGCGGGTCAGTGCAACCCTGGCGATCACACCGCTGGTGACGTTCGCGGCGGTGGCGATGGCCGCGCGGGTCTGGCCGGAGTATGTGCACGCCGAGCAGATCAATGCGCTGGGCTATGGCGGGGCAGTGCTGGTGGTGTTGGGGTCGGCGCTGGTGGCGTTGGGGCCTTCGTTGATTGCCGGGCTCAAGGCGCGGCGGATGAAGATGGCAGCCAGTTAG
- a CDS encoding DUF6316 family protein, with translation MLGMRAADSAPTTRFRSNRVCRINGQLFFSTRENTMEGPFDSHEKAEQEIKAYIARMQAKHSNR, from the coding sequence ATGCTAGGCATGCGCGCCGCCGACAGCGCCCCCACCACCCGTTTTCGCAGCAACCGGGTGTGCCGGATCAATGGCCAACTGTTTTTCAGCACCCGGGAAAATACCATGGAGGGGCCGTTTGACAGTCATGAGAAGGCGGAGCAGGAAATAAAGGCCTACATCGCGCGGATGCAGGCAAAGCATTCCAACAGGTAG
- a CDS encoding thiolase family protein produces the protein MREVVIVDSVRTGLAKSFRGKFNQTRPDDMAAHCVNALLTRNDIDPASVEDCIVGAGSNEGAQGYNIGRNVAVLSRLGTGTAGMTLNRFCSSGLQAIAIAANQIASGCSDIIVAGGVESISLTLKSVNTDHLINPLLKEQTPGIYYTMGQTAEVVARRYGVSREAQDHYALQSQIRTAQAQATGLFDDEIVPMSVKYRVEDKNSGEVKILDGVVDHDDCNRPDTTYESLAGLKPVFADDGSVTAGNSSQLSDGASMTLVMSLEKALELGLKPKAFFRGFTVAGCEPDEMGIGPVFSVPKLLKAKGLQVADIDLWELNEAFASQCLYSRDRLEIDNEKYNVNGGSISIGHPFGMTGSRQVGHLVRELQRRNLRYGIVTMCVGGGMGASGLFEAVR, from the coding sequence ATGCGTGAAGTGGTGATCGTCGACAGCGTGCGGACCGGCCTGGCCAAATCCTTTCGCGGCAAGTTCAACCAGACCCGCCCCGATGACATGGCGGCTCATTGCGTCAACGCCCTGTTGACGCGCAACGACATCGACCCGGCCAGCGTCGAGGATTGCATCGTCGGCGCCGGCTCCAACGAAGGTGCGCAGGGCTATAACATCGGTCGCAACGTGGCGGTGCTGTCGCGCCTCGGCACGGGCACGGCGGGCATGACCCTCAACCGCTTCTGCTCGTCGGGCTTGCAGGCGATTGCGATCGCCGCCAACCAGATCGCGTCCGGTTGCAGCGATATCATCGTTGCCGGCGGCGTCGAATCGATCAGCCTGACCCTGAAAAGCGTCAACACCGATCACCTCATCAACCCGCTGCTGAAAGAGCAGACGCCCGGCATCTATTACACGATGGGCCAGACCGCCGAGGTGGTGGCGCGACGTTATGGCGTGAGCCGCGAAGCGCAGGACCATTACGCACTGCAAAGCCAGATCCGCACCGCGCAGGCTCAGGCCACCGGGCTGTTCGATGATGAGATCGTGCCGATGTCGGTCAAGTATCGGGTCGAGGACAAGAACAGCGGCGAGGTGAAGATTCTGGACGGCGTGGTCGATCACGACGATTGCAATCGCCCCGACACCACTTATGAAAGCCTCGCCGGGCTGAAACCGGTGTTCGCTGACGACGGTTCGGTGACGGCTGGCAACTCCTCGCAACTGTCCGACGGCGCGTCGATGACGTTGGTGATGAGTCTGGAGAAGGCGCTTGAGCTGGGGCTCAAACCGAAGGCGTTCTTCCGCGGCTTTACCGTCGCTGGCTGTGAGCCGGACGAAATGGGCATCGGCCCGGTGTTCTCGGTGCCGAAACTGCTCAAGGCCAAGGGCTTGCAGGTGGCGGATATCGATCTGTGGGAATTGAACGAGGCGTTTGCGTCGCAGTGCCTGTACAGCCGTGATCGGCTGGAGATCGATAATGAGAAATACAACGTCAACGGCGGCTCGATTTCCATCGGCCACCCGTTCGGCATGACCGGCTCACGCCAGGTCGGGCATCTGGTGCGCGAGTTGCAGCGGCGTAATCTGCGTTACGGCATCGTGACCATGTGCGTCGGTGGCGGGATGGGGGCCAGTGGGTTGTTTGAGGCGGTGCGTTAG
- the pap gene encoding polyphosphate:AMP phosphotransferase, translating into MFESAEIGHAIDDDAFDAAVPALREALLEAQFELQQQKRFPVIILINGIEGAGKGETVKLLNEWMDPRLIEVRTFDQQTDEELARPPAWRYWRMLPAKGRMGIFFGNWYSQMLQGRVHGLFKDPRLDQAIAGAERLEKMLCDEGALIFKFWFHLSKKQMKARLKALADDPLHSWRISPLDWQQSQTYDKFVKYGERVLRRTSRDYAPWHVIEGADANYRSLAVGKILLEGLQSALKRAEVNPKEVSAAPLGTPVDQLNLLDSLDLSQRLDKKDYEEQLITEQARLSGLMRDKRMRRHALIAVFEGNDAAGKGGAIRRVAAALDPRQYNIVPIAAPTEEERAQPYLWRFWRHIPARGKFTVFDRSWYGRVLVERIEGFCKPADWLRAYGEINDFEEQLADSGVIVVKFWLAIDQDTQMARFQEREEIPFKRFKITEDDWRNRDKWDAYRAAVGDMVDRTSTEIAPWTLVEANDKRWARVKVLRTINRALEEAFEKSDKQAKKRKD; encoded by the coding sequence ATGTTTGAATCCGCTGAAATCGGTCACGCCATCGACGATGACGCCTTTGATGCAGCTGTCCCGGCCTTGCGCGAAGCCTTGCTTGAAGCCCAGTTCGAATTGCAGCAGCAGAAGCGCTTCCCGGTGATCATCCTGATCAACGGCATCGAAGGCGCGGGCAAGGGCGAGACGGTCAAGTTACTCAACGAGTGGATGGACCCGCGCCTGATCGAAGTACGCACCTTCGATCAGCAGACCGATGAAGAACTGGCGCGGCCGCCGGCGTGGCGCTACTGGCGGATGCTCCCGGCCAAGGGGCGCATGGGGATTTTTTTCGGCAACTGGTACAGCCAGATGTTGCAGGGGCGGGTGCACGGGTTGTTCAAGGATCCGCGTCTGGATCAGGCGATTGCCGGCGCCGAACGCCTGGAAAAAATGCTCTGCGATGAAGGCGCACTGATTTTCAAATTCTGGTTCCACCTCTCGAAGAAACAGATGAAGGCACGGCTCAAGGCGCTGGCCGACGACCCGCTGCACAGTTGGCGCATCAGCCCGCTGGACTGGCAGCAATCGCAAACCTACGACAAGTTCGTCAAATACGGTGAGCGCGTGCTGCGCCGCACCAGCCGCGATTACGCGCCGTGGCACGTGATCGAAGGCGCCGATGCCAACTACCGCAGCCTGGCGGTGGGCAAGATTCTGCTGGAAGGTTTGCAGAGCGCGCTCAAACGCGCCGAGGTCAATCCGAAGGAGGTCAGCGCAGCGCCGTTGGGTACGCCGGTCGATCAGTTGAACCTGCTCGACAGCCTCGATCTCAGCCAGCGGCTGGACAAGAAAGACTACGAAGAACAACTGATCACCGAACAGGCGCGGCTGTCCGGGCTCATGCGCGACAAACGCATGCGTCGGCATGCACTGATCGCGGTGTTCGAAGGCAACGACGCCGCCGGCAAGGGCGGGGCGATCCGCCGGGTTGCGGCGGCGCTCGATCCGCGTCAGTACAACATCGTGCCGATTGCCGCACCGACTGAAGAGGAGCGGGCGCAACCGTACCTGTGGCGCTTCTGGCGGCACATCCCGGCACGTGGCAAGTTCACCGTGTTCGACCGTTCCTGGTACGGCCGCGTGCTGGTCGAGCGGATCGAGGGTTTCTGCAAGCCGGCCGACTGGTTGCGCGCCTATGGCGAAATCAACGATTTCGAGGAACAACTGGCCGACTCTGGAGTGATCGTCGTCAAGTTCTGGCTGGCCATCGACCAGGACACACAAATGGCGCGGTTTCAGGAGCGCGAAGAGATTCCGTTCAAGCGCTTCAAGATCACCGAAGACGACTGGCGCAATCGCGACAAGTGGGATGCCTATCGTGCCGCCGTCGGCGATATGGTCGATCGCACCAGCACCGAAATCGCCCCGTGGACCCTGGTCGAAGCCAACGACAAGCGCTGGGCGCGGGTCAAGGTGCTGCGCACGATCAACCGCGCCCTGGAAGAGGCGTTCGAAAAATCGGACAAGCAGGCGAAGAAACGCAAAGACTGA
- the mnmC gene encoding bifunctional tRNA (5-methylaminomethyl-2-thiouridine)(34)-methyltransferase MnmD/FAD-dependent 5-carboxymethylaminomethyl-2-thiouridine(34) oxidoreductase MnmC, whose translation MKPVLPHAQLDWDDQGRPRSRVFDDVYFSDQSGLDETRYVFLEQNRLAERFADLPANGRLVIGETGFGTGLNFLCAWQLFEQHTVAGARLHFVSVEKYPLSPAQLQRALALWPQLKPLAEQLLRQYVAIHEGFQRITLANGRVTLTLLIGDALEQLPQLDAQVDAWFLDGFAPAKNPDMWTAELFVELARLAAPGATISTFTSTGWVRRLLNAAGFKMKRTPGIGHKWEILRGEFLGWPADVAPPLPYKPWFARPAPLTGERSALVIGAGLAGCATAASLSARGWQVSLLERHAGVAQEASGNPQGVLYLKLSAHGTALSQLIVSGFGYTRRLLESLQRGTDWDNCGVLQLAFNAKEAERHAQLAEAFPADLLQWLEQPAAQARAGVGVAHGGLFYPEGGWVHPPALCQAQAAQPNIELLSHHDVLQLRKVGDQWQAWDGERLLASAAVVVLAGAAEIKRFAQSAELPLKRIRGQITRLAQTAQSAALNTVVCAEGYVAPARLGEHTLGASFDFHSDDLTPTAAEHQGNLAMLEEISSDLVDRLHIDQQPVEGFEGRAAFRCTSPDYLPIVGPLADLPAFNQTYAALSKDARQVPDSACPWHHGLYVNSGHGSRGLITAPLSGELLAAWLDNEPLPLPRSVAEACHPNRFALRKLIRGK comes from the coding sequence ATGAAACCTGTATTGCCCCACGCCCAGCTCGACTGGGATGACCAGGGACGCCCGCGTTCGCGAGTGTTCGATGACGTGTATTTCTCCGACCAGTCGGGGCTCGACGAAACCCGCTATGTGTTTCTTGAACAAAACCGTCTGGCCGAGCGTTTCGCCGACCTGCCGGCGAACGGGCGGCTGGTGATCGGCGAAACCGGTTTCGGCACCGGGCTGAATTTTCTCTGCGCCTGGCAGCTGTTCGAACAACATACTGTGGCGGGTGCGCGGCTGCACTTTGTCAGCGTGGAAAAATACCCGCTGAGCCCGGCCCAACTGCAACGCGCCCTGGCGTTGTGGCCGCAACTCAAGCCGCTGGCCGAGCAATTGCTGCGGCAGTATGTGGCGATCCACGAAGGTTTCCAGCGCATCACCTTGGCCAACGGTCGGGTGACGCTGACGCTGTTAATCGGCGATGCACTGGAGCAACTGCCGCAGCTCGATGCACAGGTCGACGCGTGGTTTCTCGACGGCTTCGCTCCGGCGAAAAACCCCGACATGTGGACCGCCGAGCTGTTCGTCGAACTGGCCCGACTGGCGGCGCCGGGCGCGACCATCAGCACGTTCACCAGCACCGGTTGGGTGCGGCGTTTGCTCAACGCCGCCGGGTTCAAGATGAAACGTACGCCGGGTATCGGCCACAAATGGGAGATCCTGCGTGGCGAATTCCTCGGCTGGCCGGCAGACGTGGCGCCACCCTTGCCGTACAAACCGTGGTTCGCCCGCCCTGCCCCGTTGACCGGCGAACGCAGCGCGTTGGTGATCGGCGCCGGACTGGCCGGTTGCGCCACAGCGGCCAGCCTCTCCGCGCGCGGCTGGCAGGTCAGCTTGCTTGAGCGCCACGCTGGCGTGGCGCAGGAAGCCTCGGGCAATCCGCAAGGTGTGCTTTACCTGAAACTGTCCGCCCACGGCACGGCACTGTCGCAACTGATCGTCAGCGGTTTCGGCTACACCCGCCGCTTGCTGGAAAGCCTGCAACGCGGCACCGACTGGGATAACTGCGGCGTGCTGCAACTGGCCTTCAATGCCAAGGAAGCCGAGCGGCATGCGCAACTGGCCGAGGCCTTCCCGGCAGATCTGTTGCAGTGGCTGGAGCAACCGGCGGCGCAGGCCCGTGCCGGGGTCGGTGTAGCCCATGGCGGTCTGTTCTATCCAGAAGGCGGCTGGGTGCACCCGCCCGCGCTGTGCCAGGCGCAAGCCGCGCAGCCGAACATCGAACTGCTCAGCCATCATGACGTGCTGCAACTGCGCAAGGTCGGTGACCAGTGGCAAGCGTGGGACGGCGAGCGCTTGCTCGCCAGTGCTGCGGTGGTGGTGCTGGCCGGCGCCGCCGAGATCAAACGCTTTGCGCAGAGCGCCGAGTTGCCGCTCAAGCGCATTCGCGGGCAGATCACGCGTCTGGCGCAAACCGCGCAAAGTGCCGCGCTGAACACGGTGGTGTGCGCTGAAGGCTACGTCGCACCGGCGCGTCTGGGCGAGCACACCCTCGGCGCCAGTTTCGATTTTCACAGCGATGACCTGACCCCGACCGCTGCCGAACACCAGGGCAATCTGGCCATGCTCGAGGAAATCTCCAGCGATCTGGTCGACCGTTTGCACATCGATCAGCAGCCCGTCGAAGGCTTTGAGGGACGGGCCGCGTTTCGCTGCACCAGCCCCGATTACTTGCCGATTGTCGGTCCGCTCGCCGACCTGCCAGCGTTCAATCAAACCTATGCAGCGCTGAGCAAGGACGCCCGACAAGTTCCGGACAGCGCCTGCCCGTGGCACCATGGCCTGTACGTCAACAGCGGCCACGGCTCGCGCGGGCTGATTACCGCGCCACTGTCCGGCGAACTGCTCGCGGCGTGGTTGGACAACGAGCCGCTGCCGCTGCCGCGCAGCGTCGCCGAAGCTTGTCACCCGAACCGGTTCGCCCTGCGCAAGCTGATTCGCGGCAAGTGA